One genomic segment of Falco peregrinus isolate bFalPer1 chromosome 7, bFalPer1.pri, whole genome shotgun sequence includes these proteins:
- the ENPP5 gene encoding ectonucleotide pyrophosphatase/phosphodiesterase family member 5 → MLSQKRGRIPSRIAMNCCWKVLAIFLLLLPSALSLQPAQSRVLLVSFDGFRWDYIYKVSTPNFHYAMENGVHIKQVTNVFITKTYPNHYTMVTGLYAESHGIVANEMYDPILDETFSLNKMDTHNSRFWEEASPIWVTNQREGHKTGAAMWPGTDVKIHGVFPTHYMPYNESVSFEDRVARLIDWFTSEEPINFGLLYWEQPDEMGHILGPENPLMGPIISDIDQKLGYLMSELKKAKLWGVINVIITSDHGMSQLSSERLIELDQYVNRELYKVIEHSPAVAILPNEGKLDEVYETLANAHPNMTVYKKEQIPDRLHYKHNRKIQPILAVADKGWEIVYNKSDGFQFGNHGYDNILPEMHPIFLAVGPAFRKSATKEVMNATDIYPLLCHLLGINALPNNGSFNAVKDILAEEVPVVFGADTYATILGVFLGSFLVIVFIAVFVKHFIFTQLNTMQVQHTEAAQPLLQD, encoded by the exons ATGTTGTCTCAGAAGAGGGGACGAATACCTTCCAGAATAGCCATGAACTGTTGTTGGAAAGTCCTGGCAATTTTCTTACTACTTCTTCCAAGTGCATTGTCTCTCCAGCCAGCCCAGTCCAGAGTGTTGCTGGTATCTTTTGATGGATTTCGATGGGATTACATCTATAAAGTCTCAACTCCCAATTTTCATTATGCCATGGAGAATGGTGTTCATATCAAACAGGTCACTAATGTGTTTATAACAAAAACATATCCGAATCATTATACAATGGTGACTGGTCTCTATGCAGAAAGCCACGGTATAGTTGCTAATGAGATGTATGACCCTATTCTGGATGAAACTTTCTCTCTGAACAAAATGGATACCCATAACTCCAGGTTCTGGGAAGAAGCCAGCCCAATATGGGTAACAAATCAGAGGGAAGGACATAAAACCGGTGCAGCTATGTGGCCTGGAACAGATGTGAAAATACATGGGGTCTTTCCTACACATTACATGCCCTACAATGAATCAGTTTCCTTTGAAGACAGAGTTGCTAGGCTTATTGACTGGTTTACATCAGAAGAACCCATAAACTTTGGTCTCCTTTATTGGGAACAGCCTGATGAGATGGGCCATATTCTGGGCCCAGAAAACCCACTTATGGGACCAATAATTAGTGATATTGACCAAAAATTGGGATATCTTATGTCTGAACTGAAGAAGGCGAAGCTGTGGGGTGTGATAAATGTCATAATCACAAGTGATCATGGAATGTCGCAGTTGTCCTCGGAAAGGCTCATTGAGCTTGATCAGTATGTGAACAGAGAGCTCTATAAAGTCATTGAGCATTCTCCTGCAGTAGCTATTTTGCCAAATGAAG GCAAACTGGATGAAGTGTATGAAACTTTGGCCAATGCTCATCCCAACATGACTGTGTATAAAAAGGAGCAGATTCCAGATAGATTACATTACAAACATAACCGTAAAATTCAGCCAATCTTAGCAGTGGCTGATAAAGGATGGGAAATTGTATATAATAAGTCTGACGGTTTTCAAT ttggtAATCATGGATATGACAACATCTTACCAGAAATGCATCCAATTTTTTTGGCAGTTGGGCCTGCTTTCAGAAAGAGTGCCACCAAAGAAGTCATGAATGCTACAGACATATACCCCTTATTGTGTCATCTGCTTGGTATTAACGCACTGCCAAACAATGGCTCATTCAATGCTGTGAAAGATATACTTGCTGAAGAAGTTCCTGTAGTCTTTGGAGCAGACACCTATGCTACTATTCTAGGAGTCTTTCTGGGCAGCTTTCttgttattgtttttattgcagtttttgTTAAGCATTTTATCTTCACCCAGTTGAATACCATGCAAGTGCAACATACTGAAGCTGCCCAGCCACTGTTGCAAGATTAA
- the ENPP4 gene encoding bis(5'-adenosyl)-triphosphatase ENPP4 isoform X2, with the protein MNSMLTLFLSGIVACCAHSTGDSVARLLLVSFDGFRADYLETYNLPHLQKFIEDGVLVKQVTNAFITKTFPNHYTIVTGLYEESHGIVANDMYDVDAKKKFSQFNDSDPFWWNGAVPIWVTNQQQGNGASAAAMWPGTDVKINDTTPQFFMKYNFSVTFEERVEQIVAWLNSSNPVVSFATLYWEEPDASGHKYGPDDTENMRRVLEEVDNHIGFLINKLKALGLWDSINIIITSDHGMASCSAKKLIILDSCIGRNNYTLIDKTPVAAVLPRENKRDVYNFLKRCSSHMKVYLKEEIPERFHYRHNKRIQPIILVADEGWTIVQNESLSKCDHGYDNTLPSMHPFLAARGPAFHRGYKQSTMNNVDIYPMMCHILGLTPQPHNGTFSNIKCLLTDQRCINLPETIGIVIGALMILTTFTCIIIISKNRVAPPRPFSRLQLQYDDDDPLIG; encoded by the exons ATGAACTCGATGttaacattatttctttctggaatAGTTGCCTGTTGTGCTCACTCTACTGGTGATTCGGTAGCCAGGCTACTCCTCGTGTCCTTTGATGGCTTCAGGGCTGATTACCTGGAAACCTATAACCTTCCTCATCTTCAGAAATTCATTGAGGATGGTGTGCTTGTAAAACAGGTTACAAATGCTTTTATCACCAAGACTTTCCCAAACCATTATACCATAGTGACAGGTTTATACGAAGAAAGTCATGGTATTGTGGCTAATGACATGTACGACGTAGATGCCAAGAAAAAGTTCTCACAGTTCAATGATTCAGATCCCTTCTGGTGGAACGGGGCAGTTCCAATTTGGGTAACAAATCAACAGCAGGGAAATGGAGCAAGTGCTGCTGCAATGTGGCCTGGTACCGATGTAAAAATCAACGATACGACCCCTCAGTTCTTTATGAAGTATAACTTTTCAGTAACGTTTGAGGAGAGAGTGGAGCAAATTGTTGCGTGGCTGAACAGCTCTAATCCAGTAGTCAGCTTTGCTACATTATACTGGGAAGAACCTGATGCAAGTGGGCACAAGTATGGACCAGATGACACTGAGAACATGCGCAGAGTATTAGAGGAAGTGGATAATCATATTGGTTTCCTTATTAATAAATTGAAGGCATTGGGTTTGTGGGACAGTATTAATATCATAATAACAAGTGATCATGGAATGGCATCCTGTTCTGCAAAGAAGCTGATTATCCTGGACAGCTGCATTGGTCGCAATAACTATACTCTGATAGACAAGACTCCagttgctgcagtgctgccaagGGAGa aCAAAAGAGATGTGTATAACTTCCTGAAAAGGTGCAGCAGTCACATGAAAGTGTATCTCAAAGAAGAAATTCCAGAGAGATTTCATTATCGTCATAATAAGAGAATTCAACCCATAATTCTGGTGGCAGATGAAGGCTGGACAATTGTACAAAATGAGTCACTTTCAAAAT GTGACCATGGTTATGACAACACTCTCCCAAGCATGCATCCATTCCTGGCTGCTCGCGGGCCTGCTTTTCATCGGGGTTACAAGCAGAGCACAATGAACAACGTTGATATTTACCCCATGATGTGCCACATCCTGGGACTGACACCACAGCCCCACAATGGCACTTTCAGTAACATCAAGTGCTTGCTCACTGACCAGCGGTGCATAAATCTTCCAGAAACTATTGGGATAGTTATTGGGGCTCTTATGATACTGACCACTTTCACCTGCATTATAATAATCTCAAAGAATAGAGTAGCTCCCCCACGGCCATTTTCCCGACTTCAGTTACAATATGATGATGACGATCCTTTAATCGGATAG
- the ENPP4 gene encoding bis(5'-adenosyl)-triphosphatase ENPP4 isoform X1, which produces MNSMLTLFLSGIVACCAHSTGDSVARLLLVSFDGFRADYLETYNLPHLQKFIEDGVLVKQVTNAFITKTFPNHYTIVTGLYEESHGIVANDMYDVDAKKKFSQFNDSDPFWWNGAVPIWVTNQQQGNGASAAAMWPGTDVKINDTTPQFFMKYNFSVTFEERVEQIVAWLNSSNPVVSFATLYWEEPDASGHKYGPDDTENMRRVLEEVDNHIGFLINKLKALGLWDSINIIITSDHGMASCSAKKLIILDSCIGRNNYTLIDKTPVAAVLPRENKRDVYNFLKRCSSHMKVYLKEEIPERFHYRHNKRIQPIILVADEGWTIVQNESLSKLGDHGYDNTLPSMHPFLAARGPAFHRGYKQSTMNNVDIYPMMCHILGLTPQPHNGTFSNIKCLLTDQRCINLPETIGIVIGALMILTTFTCIIIISKNRVAPPRPFSRLQLQYDDDDPLIG; this is translated from the exons ATGAACTCGATGttaacattatttctttctggaatAGTTGCCTGTTGTGCTCACTCTACTGGTGATTCGGTAGCCAGGCTACTCCTCGTGTCCTTTGATGGCTTCAGGGCTGATTACCTGGAAACCTATAACCTTCCTCATCTTCAGAAATTCATTGAGGATGGTGTGCTTGTAAAACAGGTTACAAATGCTTTTATCACCAAGACTTTCCCAAACCATTATACCATAGTGACAGGTTTATACGAAGAAAGTCATGGTATTGTGGCTAATGACATGTACGACGTAGATGCCAAGAAAAAGTTCTCACAGTTCAATGATTCAGATCCCTTCTGGTGGAACGGGGCAGTTCCAATTTGGGTAACAAATCAACAGCAGGGAAATGGAGCAAGTGCTGCTGCAATGTGGCCTGGTACCGATGTAAAAATCAACGATACGACCCCTCAGTTCTTTATGAAGTATAACTTTTCAGTAACGTTTGAGGAGAGAGTGGAGCAAATTGTTGCGTGGCTGAACAGCTCTAATCCAGTAGTCAGCTTTGCTACATTATACTGGGAAGAACCTGATGCAAGTGGGCACAAGTATGGACCAGATGACACTGAGAACATGCGCAGAGTATTAGAGGAAGTGGATAATCATATTGGTTTCCTTATTAATAAATTGAAGGCATTGGGTTTGTGGGACAGTATTAATATCATAATAACAAGTGATCATGGAATGGCATCCTGTTCTGCAAAGAAGCTGATTATCCTGGACAGCTGCATTGGTCGCAATAACTATACTCTGATAGACAAGACTCCagttgctgcagtgctgccaagGGAGa aCAAAAGAGATGTGTATAACTTCCTGAAAAGGTGCAGCAGTCACATGAAAGTGTATCTCAAAGAAGAAATTCCAGAGAGATTTCATTATCGTCATAATAAGAGAATTCAACCCATAATTCTGGTGGCAGATGAAGGCTGGACAATTGTACAAAATGAGTCACTTTCAAAAT TAGGTGACCATGGTTATGACAACACTCTCCCAAGCATGCATCCATTCCTGGCTGCTCGCGGGCCTGCTTTTCATCGGGGTTACAAGCAGAGCACAATGAACAACGTTGATATTTACCCCATGATGTGCCACATCCTGGGACTGACACCACAGCCCCACAATGGCACTTTCAGTAACATCAAGTGCTTGCTCACTGACCAGCGGTGCATAAATCTTCCAGAAACTATTGGGATAGTTATTGGGGCTCTTATGATACTGACCACTTTCACCTGCATTATAATAATCTCAAAGAATAGAGTAGCTCCCCCACGGCCATTTTCCCGACTTCAGTTACAATATGATGATGACGATCCTTTAATCGGATAG